One Sphingomonas limnosediminicola DNA segment encodes these proteins:
- a CDS encoding DUF2721 domain-containing protein translates to MLQAVPNISVDTVGEIVRNAVAPVFLLSGIGAFLNVCAARLSRIVDRSREIEPKLLASRGREHERWVGELKILDRRMSLVSSAIFLSVVSAILICAVVSLLFAASLTGTHFGTAIALLFIASMIAIGGGFAVFLAETWVGSRAVRVRSELLQHQEERD, encoded by the coding sequence GTGCTCCAGGCCGTGCCCAACATCTCCGTCGATACCGTCGGCGAGATTGTCCGCAACGCGGTCGCGCCGGTCTTCCTGCTCAGCGGCATCGGCGCCTTCCTCAACGTTTGCGCAGCGCGCCTGTCGCGGATTGTCGACCGTTCGCGGGAGATCGAGCCCAAGCTCCTCGCCAGCCGCGGCCGCGAGCATGAGCGCTGGGTTGGCGAGCTCAAGATCCTCGACAGGCGGATGAGCCTCGTCAGTTCGGCGATCTTTCTCTCGGTCGTTTCCGCCATCCTCATCTGCGCGGTGGTCAGCCTGCTCTTCGCTGCAAGTCTCACCGGCACGCATTTCGGCACCGCGATCGCGCTGCTCTTCATCGCGTCGATGATCGCGATCGGCGGCGGGTTCGCGGTCTTCCTCGCGGAGACTTGGGTCGGCTCACGCGCTGTCCGCGTCCGCTCCGAGCTGCTCCAGCACCA